The sequence TTTAGAATGAATCTTCTAAATCAGTCCTTTTTATATGTGAGTCAGTCGAGCAGATTATTATTTTTCATGAACATCCATCATTTTCTCAATTTTCTTAAGAGCACCTGGCTCTACTTTTTCAATCGTTGTTGCGGCTTCTTCTAATGCTTTTCGGTAATCATAGTCACGAAAGGCTTCTTCAGCAGACTGAAGACCATCTCTGACAGAACTGTACTTACTGCGATAGCGATTTCCGTATTGAATGATTTTCTCCGATAGAAGGACGTTTTCGATTAAATCTCCTGTCTTCGAATAGAAATGATCGACAGTGTCTTCTGCACCCAATAATGTTTCTTGTACAAACTTCATGTTCAAAGGTTTCTCAGTTAAACTGGCATTCACTTGCTCAATCTTCCGATGGACCTCATCGAGAAGCTCTTTATAATCTGCAGGCAATCCTGGAACATTACTCTTTGAAATCATTCTGCTTGCTTCAGACACTTTTTTCTTAAGCTCCTGGATTTTCTCACGGGTAGCCAATTCATCTTTACGTAAGTTTTGTAAGTAGATGGAAAACTCACTTTGCTCCCGATTCAATTCTTCCAGGCCATTTCGGATTTCCTTTAACTCATCACTTAAAATGGAGTATGCTGTGACATTCGATTCTTCTTTATTCATCAACAATTCGTGGCGCTTTGAAAGCTGAATGATTTTCTTTTCTATTTCGCTCGGTGTACCAAGGTCTGCATCATGAAGATGGTAGCCTTGTTTCACTAAGCTTACTTCAGATTGAATGTCTTCATTATCTTCCTTCGCCCTGATCAATCCTTCAGTCGTTTGATCTTTATACTGTTGGACAAAGTGCTTGGCATGAACTTCTTTTTCCAATAAATCGTAAAGGGTCTCGACCTTCACCTTAATTTCCTGAATTCCTTCTTCTACCTCTTCTACCTGAAGCTCTTCAAGATTTTTATTGAAGTGGAGCAGGGTTTCCTTCAGGGATGCAACCTCTTTCCCGACTTCAATATGATCAAGCATGTATCCTTGATCTTTCATCTCTACGTATCCAGCTTCCAGCTCCGATAACTGAGATGGTAAAAGATTTTCACAATCGGTGATCAACTTAGGAATCGTCTCCATTTTGTAGGAAACATCTTTCATTTCCTGTGCCAGGCTAAGCACGATTTCTCTCGCATCCAGATAATTCCCCTGCTCTGTCAATTCATTGAATTGATTCATTTGTTCAGCGAGCCTATCTAAGATATTCTCTATGTACTTAGCTGTTTGACCATATGTATGACGATACGCAAGTAACCGTTTTTTACTGTTTCGATATTCTTCCTGAAGAGATTGAATTTCTTCACGGTTCTTCTCTTCACTACCAATTAACTCATTTAATTCTGATAGTATTTCCCCGATTTTCTCTTCCGTTTCCGTAAGAACCTTGTCGATCAGGGATAGTGTCGCTTTTGTTTTAGTAAAACGAAATTTATCGGTGTACTCTTCTGCATCGAATAGTAGTTCTTCAACATCAGGAAGCTGCACAGCAACAATCTCATCCCATCCCTGTCTCCAACCGTCAAACAATTCCTCTGTTTGCCCCGTCATATTCAATTGTTTCACTTTGGAGAGTTCATCTGAAACCGGCTTGTTCATAATTTCTATTTTCCAAGCTTCATAACGATCAATTTCAGCGTAATATTTTTTTCTAGAGATAAAACCAATAAGGAATATGATTAAGATAAGTATTATTCCAGCGATGACGTATTGCATCTTAAGCCCCCTGTTCAACTATTCAGTAGACATCTATATCAATTTGAATGTTTCATTAATAAATTCTCATTGCTATAATGATACCATGTTAACGACAATTTTTGACTATTAATTTCTAATTTTTCAGTGATAAAAGTCATTTTCAGCAAATTCAAGGAAAAATTGACTTCTTTATATGTATTTTTAATATTACTTTTCGTTGTTCATGGGAAATTGAAGGAATCAATCATTTGATTTATCAGTGCTTATTCATACTAATATACAAGGACGTGAAGACTTATGATAAAAGTGGACGGGCATATCCATACTCCTTTTTGTCCCCATGGAAGTGACGATACATTTGAATTGTATATCGAAAGAGCGCTCACCCTAAACTATTCTACTATAACATTTACGGAGCATGCTCCACTTCCCCAGGGCTTTGAAGATACAACACCCGAGAAGGATAGCGGAATGGATCCATCGCATCTTTTAGAATACTTTCAAACTCTGGATATCCTTAAGGAGAAATATAAAGATAAAATCACGATTCGTTCAGGATTAGAAGTAGATTACATTGCAGGATTTGAGAAAGAAACAGCTGAATTTTTAAGTGCTTACGGTCCTCGATTGGATGATAGTATTCTTTCTGTCCATTTTTTGCAGCACAAGGGAAGATGGGATTGTCTTGACTTCAGTCCTGATGTATTCAAGTCTATGATTGAGCATTACGGATCCGTCGATGCGATTTACGAACGCTATTATGATACAGTATTAAATTCTATCAGAGCTGACTTAGGACCCTATAAGCCTAAACGGATCGGTCATATGACCCTCGTAAAGAAATTTCAACAGCTGTATCCTGCCTCTCATGCTTTTTCAGAGAAAACCTCTTTGATATTAAAAGAAATAGCATCGAG is a genomic window of Rossellomorea sp. y25 containing:
- the ezrA gene encoding septation ring formation regulator EzrA, which encodes MQYVIAGIILILIIFLIGFISRKKYYAEIDRYEAWKIEIMNKPVSDELSKVKQLNMTGQTEELFDGWRQGWDEIVAVQLPDVEELLFDAEEYTDKFRFTKTKATLSLIDKVLTETEEKIGEILSELNELIGSEEKNREEIQSLQEEYRNSKKRLLAYRHTYGQTAKYIENILDRLAEQMNQFNELTEQGNYLDAREIVLSLAQEMKDVSYKMETIPKLITDCENLLPSQLSELEAGYVEMKDQGYMLDHIEVGKEVASLKETLLHFNKNLEELQVEEVEEGIQEIKVKVETLYDLLEKEVHAKHFVQQYKDQTTEGLIRAKEDNEDIQSEVSLVKQGYHLHDADLGTPSEIEKKIIQLSKRHELLMNKEESNVTAYSILSDELKEIRNGLEELNREQSEFSIYLQNLRKDELATREKIQELKKKVSEASRMISKSNVPGLPADYKELLDEVHRKIEQVNASLTEKPLNMKFVQETLLGAEDTVDHFYSKTGDLIENVLLSEKIIQYGNRYRSKYSSVRDGLQSAEEAFRDYDYRKALEEAATTIEKVEPGALKKIEKMMDVHEK
- the hisJ gene encoding histidinol-phosphatase HisJ, which produces MIKVDGHIHTPFCPHGSDDTFELYIERALTLNYSTITFTEHAPLPQGFEDTTPEKDSGMDPSHLLEYFQTLDILKEKYKDKITIRSGLEVDYIAGFEKETAEFLSAYGPRLDDSILSVHFLQHKGRWDCLDFSPDVFKSMIEHYGSVDAIYERYYDTVLNSIRADLGPYKPKRIGHMTLVKKFQQLYPASHAFSEKTSLILKEIASRNLELDYNGAGLVKPFCGEPYPPTEIIQQALSLGIKTVYGSDAHTAAGMEQGRAEMQL